A single Anopheles arabiensis isolate DONGOLA chromosome 2, AaraD3, whole genome shotgun sequence DNA region contains:
- the LOC120895319 gene encoding serine/threonine-protein phosphatase 2A 56 kDa regulatory subunit epsilon isoform — MSSGTFVDRIDPFAKRSLKKKSKKSQGSSRYRNSQDVELQQLPPLKVDCSSLEQEELFIRKLRQCCVSFDFMDPLSDLKGKEIKRAALNDLSAYITHGRGVLTENVYPEIIKMISVNLFRTLPPSENPDFDPEEDDPTLEASWPHLQLVYEVFLRFLESADFQATFGKKVIDQKFVLQLLELFDSEDPRERDFLKTVLHRIYGKFLGLRAFIRKQINNIFLRFIYETEHFNGVGELLEILGSIINGFALPLKAEHKQFLVKVLLPLHKVKVLSLYHAQLAYCVVQFLEKDASLTEPVVRGLLKFWPKTCSQKEVMFLGEIEEILDVIEPPQFVKIQEPLFRQIAKCVSSPHFQVAERALYFWNNEYAMSLIEDNNAVIMPIMFPALYRISKEHWNQTIVALVYNVLKTFMEMNSKLFDELTASYKAERQKEKRREREREELWKRLNELEISSRAPNKDQNLLTNQSAGGLIQDANSLGAGGAQLNPNQLSSPTATSTSSSSPSSANSTGNNNNSTASGIGTAQPPGSSGAGSALSAAASQQNASAVDAAAALNK; from the exons ATGTCGTCTGGAACGTTCGTAGATCGAATCGATCCGTTCGCCAAACGTTCGCTcaagaagaaaagcaaaaaatctcAGGGCTCATCGCGGTACAGGAATTCACAGGATGTGGAGCTGCAACAGTTACCCCCACTCAAAG TTGATTGTTCCAGCTTAGAACAGGAGGAGCTGTTCATTCGCAAGCTACGACAATGCTGCGTGTCGTTCGATTTTATGGATCCCCTCTCGGACCtgaagggaaaggaaatcaAGCGAGCAGCCCTAAACGATCTTTCAGCCTACATCACACACGGCCGTGGCGTACTGACGGAAAATGTCTATCCGGAGATTATCAAAATG ATATCGGTAAATTTATTTCGTACCCTGCCGCCCAGCGAAAATCCTGACTTTGATCCGGAGGAGGACGATCCCACCTTAGAAGCTTCCTGGCCCCATCTGCAGCTAGTGTACGAAGTATTTCTTCGGTTTCTCGAATCAGCCGACTTCCAAGCGACGTTCGGAAAGAAAGTGATCGACCAGAAGTTTGTACTACAG CTATTGGAACTGTTCGATTCCGAAGATCCGAGAGAGCGTGACTTTCTAAAAACTGTGCTGCATCGTATATATGGAAAATTTCTAGGATTACGTGCGTTTATTCGTAAGCAAATTAATAATATATTCCTACGTTTTATATACGAAACGGAACATTTCAATGGCGTCGGCGAGTTGCTGGAAATTTTGGGAAG CATAATCAATGGATTCGCTCTGCCGTTGAAGGCGGAACACAAGCAGTTTCTGGTGAAGGTTCTGTTGCCATTACACAAGGTGAAAGTGCTGTCCCTCTACCATGCCCAGCTCGCTTACTGCGTGGTGCAGTTCCTCGAGAAGGACGCCTCGTTGACGGAACCGGTCGTGCGGGGTTTACTAAAATTCTGGCCAAAGACGTGCTCGCAGAAGGAGGTGATGTTTCTTGGCgaaatcgaagaaatattgGACGTGATCGAGCCACCGCAGTTCGTTAAAATACAGGAACCGCTGTTTCGACAGATCGCCAAGTGCGTGTCCAGTCCACACTTTCAG GTCGCCGAGCGAGCACTCTACTTCTGGAATAACGAGTACGCAATGTCATTGATCGAGGACAACAATGCCGTTATAATGCCAATTATGTTCCCGGCACTCTACCGGATCAGCAAAGAACACTGGAACCAGACAATCGTTGCTCTAGTGTACAATGTGCTGAAAACATTCATGGAAATGAACTCGAAGTTGTTTGACGAGCTAACAGCCAGCTACAAAGCAGAGCGGCAAAA AGAGAAGCGGCGAGAGCGGGAGCGGGAAGAGCTGTGGAAGCGACTGAACGAGCTGGAAATATCGTCCCGTGCGCCAAACAAGGATCAAAATCTGCTCACCAATCAATCGGCAGGGGGACTAATACAGGACGCCAATTCGCTCGGCGCTGGCGGCGCGCAACTAAATCCAAACCAGCTTTCATCGCCCACCGCTACATCCACATCATCCTCGTCGCCCTCGTCGGCAAACTCGACTggcaataacaataatagcACCGCCTCCGGCATCGGAACCGCCCAGCCTCCGGGATCGTCCGGTGCCGGGTCGGCGCTTTCCGCCGCCGCATCTCAGCAGAATGCTTCGGCGGTCGATGCGGCTGCCGCATTAAACAAGTGA